The Neomonachus schauinslandi chromosome 11, ASM220157v2, whole genome shotgun sequence genome contains a region encoding:
- the LOC110575794 gene encoding olfactory receptor 5D18-like has translation MSLGDGNQSSVTTFILLGFSEYPHLQTPLFLVFLTIYTVTLVGNLGIIVVIKINPKLHTPMYFFLSHLSFLDICYSSVFTPKLIEILVMEDRTISFKGCMVQFFFVCAFVITEMFMLAVMAYDRFVAVCNPLLYTVAMSQKLCALLVAGTYAWGGICSLTLTYSLLELSYCGSNIINHFGCEYSAILSLSCSDPYFSQMMCLAISTFNEACSLLIILASYIFIVVTIVKMPSTGGLQKAFSTCASHLTAITIFHGIILLLYCVPNSKSSWLLVKVATVFFTVMIPMLNPLIYSLRNKDVKDTARKLIHTNLLSHSM, from the coding sequence ATGTCACTGGGTGACGGAAATCAGAGCTCTGTGACCACATTCATCCTCCTGGGTTTCTCGGAATACCCACACCTCCAGACACCCCTCTTCCTGGTGTTCTTGACCATCTACACAGTCACTCTGGTGGGGAACCTGGGCATAATTGTGGTCATAAAGATCAATCCCAAACTCCACACGCCCATGTACTTTTTCCTCAGCCATCTATCCTTTTTGGATATTTGTTATTCCAGTGTCTTTACACCTAAACTGATAGAAATCTTGGTCATGGAAGACAGAACTATCTCCTTCAAAGGATGCATGGtgcagtttttctttgtttgtgcATTTGTGATTACAGAAATGTTCATGTTAGCAGTTATGGCCTATGACCGGTTTGTGGCTGTTTGTAACCCTCTGCTCTACACAGTTGCTATGTCTCAGAAACTCTGTGCCCTCTTGGTAGCTGGAACCTATGCTTGGGGTGGAATATGTTCCTTGACACTCACATATTCTCTTTTGGAACTATCCTACTGTGGTTCCAACATTATAAATCACTTTGGCTGTGAGTATTCTGCCATCCTCTCTTTATCCTGTTCTGACCCCTACTTCAGTCAGATGATGTGTTTGGCCATTTCTACATTCAATGAGGCTTGTAGCCTGCTGATTATCCTGGCCTCCTATATATTCATAGTTGTCACCATTGTCAAGATGCCTTCTACTGGTGGACTCCAGAAAGCCTTCTCCACCTGTGCTTCCCACCTGACTGCCATCACCATTTTCCACGGGATCATCCTTCTTCTCTACTGTGTGCCCAACTCCAAAAGCTCGTGGCTCCTGGTCAAAGTGGCTACTGTGTTTTTTACTGTCATGATCCCCATGTTGAACCCCCTTATTTACAGCTTGAGGAACAAAGATGTGAAAGACACGGCCAGGAAGTTAATCCATACCAATCTGCTTTCTCACTCaatgtaa